A window from Enterocloster bolteae encodes these proteins:
- the adhE gene encoding bifunctional acetaldehyde-CoA/alcohol dehydrogenase, whose amino-acid sequence MAKKIEQVVPEIIDSVDGLNAKMNAMREAQKAFSTFTQEQVDKIFFAAASAADKMRLPLAKMAVEETGMGVVEDKVIKNNYAAEYIYNAYKDTKTVGVIEEDKEYGIKKIAEPIGLIAAVIPTTNPTSTAIFKTLIALKTRNAIIISPHPRAKNCTIAAAKVVLDAAVKAGAPEGIIGWIDVPSLELTNEVMRDADLILATGGPGMVKAAYSSGKPALGVGAGNTPVIIDDTADIKMAVNSIIHSKTFDNGMICASEQSVTVMESIYSEVRKEFEYRGCYFLKPGEIDKVRKTIIVNGALNAKIVGQKAATIAKLAGVEVPEDTKILIGEVESVDISEEFAHEKLSPVLAMYKAKTFDEALDKAERLVADGGYGHTSSLYVNVNEEEKILKHAARMKTCRIVINTPSSHGGIGDLYNFKLAPSLTLGCGSWGGNSVSENVGVKHLLNIKTVAERRENMLWFRAPEKVYFKKGCLPVALQELKDVLGKKRAFIVTDSFLYKNGYTHAITDRLNEMGITYTVFSDVQPDPTLANAQAGAKLMREFEPDVILAMGGGSAMDAGKIMWVLYEHPEVDFMDMAMRFIDIRKRVYTFPKMGEKAYFIAVPTSSGTGSEVTPFAVITDQETGIKYPLADYALLPNMAIVDTDNMMSQPRGLTSASGVDVLTHALEAYASVMATDYTDGLALKAMKNVFDYLPTAYNEPTNVEARQKMADASCMAGMAFANAFLGVCHSMAHKLGAFHHLPHGVANALLISLVVDFNAAENPRKMGTFSQYQYPHTRERYAECARFCGIQAKDDAEAVQKLIVKIEELKRTVGIKSCIKDYGVDEKDFLDRLDDMVEQAFDDQCTGANPRYPLMSEIKEMYLKAYYGK is encoded by the coding sequence ATGGCAAAGAAAATCGAGCAGGTTGTTCCGGAAATCATTGACAGCGTAGACGGACTGAATGCAAAAATGAATGCAATGCGCGAAGCGCAGAAAGCTTTTTCTACCTTTACACAGGAGCAGGTAGACAAAATCTTTTTTGCAGCAGCAAGCGCAGCCGACAAGATGCGTCTTCCACTTGCAAAGATGGCAGTAGAAGAGACCGGCATGGGCGTGGTTGAAGATAAGGTCATCAAAAACAACTACGCTGCAGAGTATATCTATAACGCATACAAGGATACCAAGACAGTTGGTGTGATTGAGGAAGATAAGGAATACGGCATTAAGAAAATTGCCGAGCCAATCGGTCTGATTGCAGCTGTTATTCCTACCACTAATCCTACTTCCACAGCTATCTTTAAGACACTGATTGCCTTAAAGACACGGAACGCAATCATCATTTCCCCACATCCCCGTGCTAAGAACTGTACTATCGCAGCGGCCAAGGTGGTTCTGGACGCGGCAGTGAAGGCCGGCGCACCGGAGGGCATTATCGGATGGATTGATGTTCCTTCACTGGAACTGACCAATGAGGTTATGAGGGATGCGGATCTGATTCTGGCAACAGGCGGTCCCGGCATGGTTAAGGCTGCTTATTCTTCAGGAAAGCCTGCTCTGGGCGTTGGCGCCGGCAATACACCGGTTATCATCGACGACACAGCAGATATTAAGATGGCGGTTAACTCCATCATTCATTCCAAGACATTTGACAACGGTATGATTTGTGCTTCCGAGCAGTCCGTGACAGTCATGGAATCCATTTACAGCGAAGTAAGAAAAGAATTTGAATACAGAGGCTGCTATTTCTTAAAGCCGGGCGAGATTGATAAGGTGCGCAAGACCATCATTGTTAACGGCGCCCTGAACGCCAAGATTGTGGGACAGAAGGCAGCAACCATTGCCAAGCTGGCAGGCGTTGAGGTTCCGGAGGATACCAAGATTCTGATTGGCGAAGTTGAGTCTGTGGATATCAGCGAAGAGTTTGCCCATGAGAAACTGTCTCCTGTACTGGCTATGTACAAGGCTAAGACGTTTGACGAGGCTCTGGATAAGGCAGAGCGTCTGGTGGCAGACGGAGGCTACGGCCATACCTCATCCCTGTATGTGAATGTAAATGAAGAAGAGAAGATTTTAAAGCATGCAGCAAGAATGAAGACCTGCCGTATCGTAATCAACACTCCTTCTTCCCACGGCGGTATCGGTGACCTGTATAACTTCAAGTTAGCTCCGTCCTTAACACTGGGCTGCGGTTCCTGGGGCGGCAACTCCGTATCTGAGAATGTTGGAGTTAAGCACTTACTGAATATTAAGACCGTTGCTGAAAGGAGAGAGAACATGCTGTGGTTCCGTGCACCTGAGAAGGTTTACTTTAAGAAAGGCTGTCTGCCTGTAGCATTACAAGAGCTGAAGGATGTTTTAGGCAAGAAGAGGGCGTTCATCGTAACAGACTCCTTCCTGTATAAGAACGGATACACCCATGCCATTACAGACCGTCTCAATGAAATGGGAATCACATATACTGTATTCTCCGATGTACAGCCTGACCCAACACTGGCTAATGCACAGGCCGGCGCCAAGCTTATGAGAGAATTTGAGCCGGATGTAATCCTGGCCATGGGCGGCGGTTCTGCTATGGACGCAGGTAAGATTATGTGGGTGCTGTATGAGCATCCGGAAGTGGATTTCATGGATATGGCTATGCGTTTCATTGATATCAGGAAACGTGTATATACCTTCCCGAAGATGGGCGAGAAAGCATATTTCATTGCTGTTCCTACTTCTTCCGGTACAGGTTCCGAGGTTACTCCTTTCGCCGTTATCACAGACCAGGAGACCGGTATCAAGTATCCTCTGGCAGATTACGCGCTGCTGCCTAATATGGCAATTGTTGATACTGACAATATGATGAGCCAGCCAAGAGGACTGACCAGCGCATCCGGCGTTGACGTACTGACCCATGCACTGGAGGCATATGCATCCGTCATGGCAACCGACTATACAGACGGCCTTGCGCTTAAGGCCATGAAGAACGTATTTGATTACCTTCCAACCGCTTACAATGAGCCTACAAATGTTGAGGCACGTCAGAAGATGGCAGATGCTTCCTGTATGGCTGGTATGGCATTTGCCAATGCATTCCTGGGCGTATGCCACTCCATGGCTCATAAGCTGGGCGCATTCCATCACCTGCCACACGGTGTTGCCAATGCTCTGCTGATTTCCCTGGTGGTTGATTTCAACGCAGCTGAGAATCCACGTAAGATGGGTACTTTCTCCCAGTATCAGTATCCACATACCCGTGAAAGGTATGCGGAGTGCGCAAGGTTCTGCGGAATCCAGGCCAAGGATGATGCTGAGGCAGTTCAGAAGCTGATTGTTAAGATTGAGGAGCTTAAGAGGACTGTTGGTATCAAGTCCTGCATCAAGGATTACGGCGTTGATGAAAAAGACTTCTTAGACAGGCTGGATGATATGGTAGAGCAGGCATTTGATGACCAGTGTACCGGCGCTAACCCAAGATATCCGCTTATGAGTGAGATTAAAGAAATGTATTTAAAAGCATACTACGGTAAATAA